The sequence CTTCGGGTAACAAAAATCAAGAAAGCGGGTGTTCttaattgattattattattattattattattatgaaaattaaccCCTATAACTCCGATAGTTTGATGTGGCACATGGACCTCAAGCCTCACGCCTTCGGCGACTTCTCCATAGCTGTGGTTCAGGCCAATTCCAGCCTCGAGGATCAAGCGGGTGTTTTAATTTGCTCGTCTATCTCATGAAttgaacccttgattttattttgcttattCAGGTTTTGATTTGGAGCAATGCAATCTCTGTTCGGGAAGATTCGATTTATGTCGCGTCTAAGGGTCGACAATCTGAAAAATGTTGACTTGAGGACAGTATGTTTTGAGTCCAAATTCCTGTCGAATTTGGATAATCAGGCGCCGCGATTCGATCAGCTTCATTCCAGCTCGGCATTCTTCTTGGTATGTGCTGATTATTGATATACTCGTCAGTGCTCGCTGAATGTTGATTGTCCTTTCATGTCGTTTATTGGAGTTGTATTCCTAGAGTTATTCATTTGGTCGATTCAGTAAAGTATAAATCCATAAGTTTGCAAGATGGGCATTATGACGCTGCCAGCTTAGTATAATTAGAATGTGAGCCTTGGATACAAAAATCGAGGTTAATTTATTCATTGGACCAAATTGACTGAGTATGGTATTATATCGTGTAAATCTAGTGTCTTTGATGTATTTGAGCTGtctattatttttctttttaatttcatGATATGGTCGAAATTATTCCGTAGTGGCTACATTCTTTTCTCGATACAAACTGCAGATAGTTGATAAAGAAGCAGTTGAAGATGTGAAATCAAAATTGCCTCATCTTTCCACTCACAAGATCAGATTTTTTCAACTCCATTTTGCAGAACCCTTGAATATTTCCATGGCTAAGAGTTTTCCTTCATCAGTGACTTTACTGAAATGCGGCCGAAGTGAAGAGATTGAGAAACAAAAACCAATCTTTGATCCTCACAAAATTGACTCCAAGGTGGTTGAGGAAATGGCTTATGATGCTCTGGTATGGAGTTCTCTCCGTGGGCTTCTTGTCGGGGACAGGAATTCAAAGGTTGAAATTGAGTAAAGAGCTGACAGTATAATCACCCCCTCCCTCCGCATTATCCTTTTTTGTTTACTTGAACTCGTATAAGttatcttttaaaatttttttatagtgtCATTAATTGGTATTAATCTGGGAAAAACGTTCTTGTTCTGATTTCCCATAGTCTTTTGGTGAAATTTTTGCAGTGAATTGTGAAGCTAGTATCTGATCGTCTTGCTTTTAGGTGTAAAGTTTAATCATTCATGCCGGGTATTTTTAGCTATTTTAGTTCAATGCCTCTATATGTTTCTTATTGAATTTCTCTCTGAAGTCGAAGACTCGAATATGCAAACATCTTTTGGTGTTAATTCTTCGCTGAATCTTTAGTTGGTTTTAGTTATAATGTTTATGAATTTGCAGAGATCAGGAACAATTCCCGGTGTTGGCCTGGTTCATGCTCCAATATCTTTGCTGCCTCCCATTTCCTGAAAGCTGCTGGAAACAAGCTTGTGAAGTTGCTCCGattttcaatgaactcattgaCCGTGTGAGCTTGGATGGGAAATTCCTACAGGATTCACTCTCTAGGTTGAAACATTCCTGCTCACAGTTCTTTGTGTATCCATCCATTCATTCACCATTTACCGACAACtgatggatgaatcaaatgcataTTTAGTGATGTGGGTTGCCATAATGTTTAAAGTGATTGTGTGCCCTAATTGACCCTTAACATGATTTTGTTAAATTTTGGCTGAATCGAGTAATGCAAAATTTGATCTTTTATGTGTTTCTTTTtccatttctttttttttttcacagcTGCACTTATTGCATTGctcacctttttttttttagaaccaAAAAATTCGATGCTTTTACATCTAGACTCCTGGATATTCATGCCACGATGTTAGATGCCAACAAGATAGAGGTATTTTCTTGTTTGGATTTACTTCATACGAAACTAATTGAACTACGTTTGTTATGACTTATAATGATATTTGTTTAGAATTATGTTACTGTTTTAGATTGAAAATTTTGTGGAAAAGAAGATTGAGGTAAATTGTTCTATTCGAAAAGTAGAGGGTAAAAACTAATCCAACAGGGTTAGTTGGAAAAAATAATTACTCTATTAAAGATTGTAAATTAACATTCTCAGTTCATTCAAGTTCTTTCTGTTAGTTGAAAAGAATTACTCTATTAAAGATTGTACATTAACATTCTCAGTTCGTCCAAATTCTTTCtgctattttaattttaatttatttggttaaGTTCACATAGTTATAATGTAAAATAGTTTAATGGTTACTGATAACTTGATTAAATGTTATTTTTGTGTCGCAAATTTATAGGCTGCTAATCTTTTTCCTTTATCCATTCAAGTAATagacttatttaattttttcagaACTTATGTTTCCTTATCCATGATGCCACCATAGGAACAGTAAGCAATGAAAACCCCTGGTGTTGTGGAAGTACTATTAGAACTCGAACGTCAAGtgaacttaaaatttaaaatgtcTATCCTCAACTTATATTTGGTGAACATAAACTAATTTTTCCTTGCactttattaaaatattcatatcTCACGGCTCAACTTTATTTTGTCTATATTATCGCAATCTCTAAActaattttgattatatctcttGCTGGCCTTAAATGAAGTAGATGGTatttgtggggacccgggttgctaatctcatcttagggcaattaacgattaataaacaattaatcgatcaataaaagaatattcaaaccaagagctaatttttttttttttttttttaaaactgagcacctcgctcgatcgggtaaactcacccgatcgagcgagcaagaaaatcctGCTCTCGGTTTTGAATCCatattggtctcgctcgatcggtgaaaatcacccgatcgagcgagcaaaactcACTTCTCGGCTTTGGAAAAtcacaggccgcgctcgatccgcaaaagtcacccgatcgagcgggttCCAAATTCTGGAAATTCTGCTGCAACTTAATGCTGTCAAACTTGGAATATAAAGACATCTAGTCTTATAcaagctacaaaataatatacatgcattgacatataaatcctaactcataaatacatcaattcatgaatataaattaGGATTTACCAAATAGAAACATGTACAAAATTCTttgtcttctaacatgtttaccaaataATAATTACATGTCATTTGCTTAAAACccaaatcaccacatgctatctctcttctcaagctatccaagccaactctagcttgatcatgccccaacctgatgcaatgcacacataaaaacaaagcaacagtcggataactccggtgagaataaatctcagtatgaaagacatgcatatacatcatgaaagcatatgaaatctatatgctataaaactctaaaaccataaaacatgtaataacatgtagatcatagaatcatcatcgactCTTAAACTCTTAAAGcataatgattcatctaaagcaatagcacatattcatatctagaatagcgtatcacaacatgctagcatttatatctgcataatctaaaccatagcaatctctaggttaatgcataaatgcaatgcatgtactatcaaatctgataccaataagcttagttcttgggatcccggggaataaaatcttcaacaaacactaactcacccaatcgaggtgaagttgaatacttcatttcccctgactttggtgcaactatagtgagtcttctggctctggatataaatctatattccgtgccatgagtcatctgactctggaagtaaatctacattccatgccactcaactacagttcttcaaacgtcatatgcactctaggccattctgccctctgtgctattcaaggtagggttcaagatgaatgcaacataatctgtatgcattaatcaaataaataatgataAACATTTTGAACACATAAGTCAATATTCATAGCAACAAaaacaagtaaatcacataagagcacttaaacaactaagtatgtgatttcaggataactcgaaaaccaccacgttctcgagttgttctacctggcaagaataatgtcaactcatacctttcatcgcgattcaaacatcttgaatctgttgccaatgctgagtatctcaaagctagccaaatcagtcatacaatgctgctcatttcaatcagtgctacttgaaggtagtCTTGCTTcaacttcaacacttcaagtcattcgaactcgaactcgtcgattcgacttcgattatcttcaattcaaatctgaaatagattataccATATCTAAAAATCAagttccaatctgaatcgatgattctttagagcttattcaattcaaatcttgctaagacaatcagaattcaaaccgacgtcgcaactattcgagttcgataaatctttcgattcaaatatcattatatcttcattctcaacataatcacatattcaattcatccacaataaacttgaagatgagctctagacattgagaatgcataacaattcaaaatcttgaaccggcgacgtaacgatacgatttcgatctttccaaaagcttaaacatcaataaTACAATCATATAAACCAATAATCATCACCATTTCATCAAACCATTCACGTACATAGCAACTGATAATTTTCAGATTACTCATAATTCTTTCTAAAatcaaaatcatgttcaaacgacgatcttttctcgagccgtcttagatatgctatcgtcgtatattctagaacatgtttatacaatcaaatcttaattctaa comes from Henckelia pumila isolate YLH828 chromosome 4, ASM3356847v2, whole genome shotgun sequence and encodes:
- the LOC140864725 gene encoding uncharacterized protein codes for the protein MQSLFGKIRFMSRLRVDNLKNVDLRTVCFESKFLSNLDNQAPRFDQLHSSSAFFLIVDKEAVEDVKSKLPHLSTHKIRFFQLHFAEPLNISMAKSFPSSVTLLKCGRSEEIEKQKPIFDPHKIDSKVVEEMAYDALVWSSLRGLLVGDRNSKRSGTIPGVGLVHAPISLLPPIS